Part of the Catenulispora sp. EB89 genome, GCAGCTCCTCGACCAGGATCTGCACCGCGCGGAACACCGCCTGCTCCACCCGGTCCAGCTCCCCGGCGTCCGGCAGCGGCTCCAGCGTGTCCAACGCGTCCAGCGACCCGTTCAGCGCGTCCAGGGCCCGGTTGACGCCGCGCGTCAGCAGCTCCTCCTTGCCCTTGACGTGGTGGTAGATCGACGACTTCGTGATCCCCGCGGCTCGCGCCAGATCCTCCATGCTGGTGCCGTCGTACCCGCGCTCGTTGAACACGGCCACGGCGACTTCCAGCAGGGAGTCGGGGGTGTAGGTGGTGCGCTTGGAGGAAGCGCTCTCCTGGGCACTCATGGAAACCCGTGTACTCAATTGCGGTCGCCCCGCATGTCGAGAATGCGCTGTGCCTTGCCCTGCGACCGCTCCAGGCCGCCGGGGTCCAGGACGTCAACGGTAACGGTCACCCCGAACCTCTCCTTCACGCCGAACGCCAGCCGCTGCGCCGCCGCGCCCCGGTCGACGTCCGCCTCCCGCGCCTCGACCCGCACACACAGCTCGTCGAGCCGCCCCGGGCGAGTCAGCACACAGACGAAGTGCGGCGCGAGCCCGGCGATGGTCAGCAGTTCCTCCTCGATCTGACTCGGGAAGAGGTTGACGCCGCGCACGATCATCATGTCGTCGCTGCGTCCGGTGATCCGCTCCATCCGCCGCATCGGTCGGCTCAGGCCCGGCAGCAGCCGCGTCAGATCGCGGGTGCGGTAGCGGACGACCGGCATCGCCTGCTTGGTCAGCGAGGTGAAGACGAGCTCGCCCTTCGCACCGTCCGGCAGCACCTCGCCGGTGGCCGGATCGACGATCTCCGGGTAGAAGTGGTCCTCCCAGAGATACGTGCCGTCCTTCTCCGCGACGTCCTCGTTCCCGACGCCGGGACCCATCACCTCGGACAGCCCGTAGATGTCCACGGCGTGCACCCCGAGCCGCTGCTCGATCTCGGCGCGCATGGCGTCGGTCCACGGCTCGGCGCCGAGCACCGCGATCCGCAGCGAGGTCGCGGCCGGGTCGATGCCCTGCTTCTGCATCTCGTCGACGATCGCCAGCAGGTACGACGGCGTCACGCAGATGACGTCCGGTTCGAAGTCCTGGATCAGCTGCACCTGCCGCGACGTCTGGCCGCCGGAGATCGGGATGACGGTACAGCCCAGCGCCTCGGCGCCGTAGTGCACGCCGAGACCGCCGGTGAAAAGGCCGTAGCCGTAGGCGACGTGGACCCGATCACTCGGACGGACACCGGCGGCCCGCAAAGACCGCGCGCCGACGGCGGCCCAGTTGTCGAGATCTGATTTGGTGTACCCGACGACGGTCGCCTTACCGGTGGTGCCGGACGAGGCGTGGATCCGCGCGACCTGCTCCCTCGGCACGGCGAACATCCCGAAGGGGTAGTTGTCGCGCAGATCCTTCTTCGCGGTGAAGGGGAAGTGC contains:
- a CDS encoding TetR/AcrR family transcriptional regulator; amino-acid sequence: MSAQESASSKRTTYTPDSLLEVAVAVFNERGYDGTSMEDLARAAGITKSSIYHHVKGKEELLTRGVNRALDALNGSLDALDTLEPLPDAGELDRVEQAVFRAVQILVEELPYVTLLLRVRGNTEAERAAQARRREIDRRLAGFVERAAAAGVLRTDLDPHLASRLVFGMVNSVVEWYRPGPGRWSADDVASAVTHLVFDGLRRR
- the paaK gene encoding phenylacetate--CoA ligase PaaK, translating into MSSLPDIPARTLDDAERAPVEELRALQTERMAWSLGHAYANVPHYKSAFDEAGVHPRDFKELADLKHFPFTAKKDLRDNYPFGMFAVPREQVARIHASSGTTGKATVVGYTKSDLDNWAAVGARSLRAAGVRPSDRVHVAYGYGLFTGGLGVHYGAEALGCTVIPISGGQTSRQVQLIQDFEPDVICVTPSYLLAIVDEMQKQGIDPAATSLRIAVLGAEPWTDAMRAEIEQRLGVHAVDIYGLSEVMGPGVGNEDVAEKDGTYLWEDHFYPEIVDPATGEVLPDGAKGELVFTSLTKQAMPVVRYRTRDLTRLLPGLSRPMRRMERITGRSDDMMIVRGVNLFPSQIEEELLTIAGLAPHFVCVLTRPGRLDELCVRVEAREADVDRGAAAQRLAFGVKERFGVTVTVDVLDPGGLERSQGKAQRILDMRGDRN